In Luteitalea sp. TBR-22, one genomic interval encodes:
- a CDS encoding DUF5829 family protein, translated as MTLPLRLNHLFRVVDAETFAAARDSAWLREVFAPGELRTTRRPDWTYTGLYWYGISTYLELFEEGPQGPIGASGIAFAIEEPGATAAIASALRQSLGEADHRLVVRPVGDDTVPWFHIAHAVPDQRAGLKLWTMEYHADFLAGWHAAHTPARGITRAEVLERYAAVSPGPARPLLGDVVAVTMAVTPAERGFLLRHVEAFDATTRDTGGDGTMVTGDDLSIGLSAASETRRGLQDLVFRLRRPTGREVITIGRSTITVEGTRGVWKFRDV; from the coding sequence GTGACCCTGCCGCTCCGCCTCAACCACCTGTTCCGCGTGGTGGATGCGGAGACCTTCGCCGCCGCGCGCGACAGCGCCTGGCTGCGCGAGGTGTTCGCCCCGGGCGAGCTGCGCACGACGCGCCGGCCCGACTGGACCTACACGGGCCTCTACTGGTACGGCATCTCGACATACCTCGAACTCTTCGAGGAGGGGCCGCAGGGCCCGATCGGCGCGAGCGGCATCGCCTTCGCCATCGAGGAACCCGGCGCGACGGCGGCGATCGCCAGCGCGCTGCGCCAGTCGCTGGGCGAGGCCGATCACCGCCTGGTCGTGCGTCCGGTCGGCGACGACACCGTGCCGTGGTTCCACATCGCGCACGCAGTGCCCGACCAGCGCGCCGGGCTCAAGCTCTGGACGATGGAGTACCACGCCGATTTCCTGGCCGGGTGGCATGCCGCGCACACGCCGGCACGCGGCATCACGCGCGCCGAGGTGCTCGAGCGCTACGCCGCGGTGAGTCCCGGGCCGGCGCGGCCGCTCCTGGGTGATGTCGTGGCCGTGACCATGGCCGTCACGCCGGCCGAGCGAGGCTTCCTGTTGCGTCACGTCGAGGCGTTCGACGCGACCACGCGCGACACCGGCGGCGACGGGACGATGGTGACCGGCGACGACCTGTCGATCGGCCTGAGTGCCGCGTCCGAGACGCGACGTGGCCTGCAGGATCTGGTGTTCCGCCTGCGCCGCCCGACGGGCCGCGAGGTGATCACCATCGGGCGCAGCACGATCACCGTGGAGGGCACGCGGGGAGTGTGGAAGTTCAGAGACGTGTGA